The following proteins are co-located in the Pyxicephalus adspersus chromosome Z, UCB_Pads_2.0, whole genome shotgun sequence genome:
- the LOC140344399 gene encoding LOW QUALITY PROTEIN: protein FAM200C-like (The sequence of the model RefSeq protein was modified relative to this genomic sequence to represent the inferred CDS: substituted 2 bases at 2 genomic stop codons) — MLSKIRKWSDEYVQYGFTCLTERDGSQRPNCMICNAKLSNSSLAPAKLREHAIGETLIKPAVLKMANIMLGKAAEVQLSQIPLSNDIISNRIEDMSKDILAQVVADLISSPAKFSLQLDETTDDSNLSQLAVFVRYVKDDVTKEDFLFCKPLTTTKATDVKKLVDDFFKNNNLSWDMVSAVCSDGAPAMLGRKSGFGALVNADAPHIIVTHCILHRHALATKTLPPKLAEVLKNFVECVNYVXNNALKHRIFKELCKEMXSEFEVLLYHSNVRWLSRGQVLNRVFVISVELALFLQDQQHCHADCFKNSEFILILTYMPDIFSALNHLNKQMQGGGVNIIEAEENLKAFQKKLPLPRT, encoded by the coding sequence ATGTTGAGCAAAATACGAAAGTGGTCGGACGAATATGTACAATATGGATTCACATGTTTAACGGAACGTGATGGGAGTCAGCGTCCTAATTGCATGATTTGCAATGCCAAGTTGAGCAATTCTAGTCTAGCTCCGGCAAAACTAAGGGAACACGCCATTGGTGAAACACTCATAAAACCAGCTGTGTTGAAGATGGCGAATATCATGCTGGGAAAAGCGGCTGAAGTTCAGTTATCTCAAATTCCTCTTTCAAATGACATTATCAGCAACAGAATAGAGGACATGAGCAAAGACATCTTGGCTCAAGTAGTTGCAGATCTGATTTCAAGTCCGGCAAAATTCAGCCTTCAACTCGACGAGACCACAGACGATTCCAATCTAAGCCAGCTTGCAGTATTTGTGCGCTATGTGAAAGACGACGTGACAaaggaagattttttattttgtaagcctCTTACAACAACTAAGGCAACTGATGTGAAGAAACTTGTGGATGACTTCTTCAAAAACAACAATCTTTCGTGGGATATGGTTTCTGCAGTTTGTTCGGACGGAGCTCCAGCCATGCTCGGAAGAAAGTCCGGTTTTGGTGCGCTAGTGAATGCCGATGCACCACACATCATTGTTACGCATTGCATTCTGCACAGGCATGCGTTGGCAACAAAAACCTTGCCTCCAAAACTGgcagaagttttaaaaaattttgtggAATGCGTGAACTATGTGTGAAATAATGCTCTGAAGCACCGCATCTTCAAGGAGCTGTGTAAAGAAATGTGATCTGAATTCGAGGTACTTCTGTACCATTCTAACGTTCGGTGGTTATCCCGGGGACAGGTGCTGAATCGTGTTTTTGTCATAAGTGTGGAATTAGCTCTGTTTTTGCAAGACCAGCAACATTGTCATGCAGATTGCTTCAAAAATTCTGAGTTCATTCTTATTTTAACGTACATGCCTGATATCTTTTCAGCTCTCAATCATCTCAATAAGCAGATGCAGGGTGGTGGAGTCAACATCATCGAAGCGGAAGAAAACCtgaaagcttttcaaaaaaaGCTACCATTGCCACGCACTTAG